A genomic segment from Nodularia sphaerocarpa UHCC 0038 encodes:
- a CDS encoding ABC1 kinase family protein has translation MFLTQTVPRQREIIEVVLRNGWDYMRRLLTGGKADEPQLPTPAVLKNILVDLGPVYVKLGQLLSTRPDLLNAAYIEELSTLQDEVPPVPWTEVEVFIRKHLKRPLEETFSTINPVPVAAGSIAQTHRATLVDGREVAIKVQRPGIALTVAQDIALIQGIADLVARTDFGQTYEIKSVAAEFTKALEDELDFTLEAGFTDELRGNLSRSHWFDPTQLVVAEIFWDITTEKLLVMEWLDGVPLLSANLISIENGKTAHTQRQEITTLLFRAFFQQLYIDGFFHADPHPGNLFYLADGRIALLDCGMVGRLDPRTQQILTEMLLAIIDLDAGRCAQLTLQLADSSQPVILSRLENDYDRMLRKYHNVNLGEMNFSQVIYEILQVARNNKIRLPSNMGLYAKTLANLEGVARTFNPEVNLFDEIKPLITDLFRRQLLGDNPVRSLLRTALDIKSLSLQFPRQIELLLDRVTSETLQWNLSLRGLDGMRRTLDDAANRLSFSILVGSLIMGAAIISTKAQTTELSFLSSVLFAAASLLGLWLVFSILRSGRLK, from the coding sequence ATGTTCCTCACCCAAACTGTTCCTCGTCAAAGAGAAATAATCGAAGTAGTCCTTCGCAATGGCTGGGACTATATGCGAAGGCTGCTGACTGGTGGTAAAGCTGACGAACCCCAGCTACCCACACCTGCGGTTTTAAAGAATATCCTGGTGGATTTGGGGCCAGTTTATGTCAAACTGGGTCAGCTACTTTCTACCCGTCCAGACTTACTCAACGCCGCTTACATCGAAGAACTTTCCACTCTCCAAGACGAAGTACCCCCAGTTCCCTGGACAGAAGTAGAAGTATTCATCCGTAAGCACCTCAAACGCCCCCTAGAAGAAACCTTCAGTACAATTAATCCTGTCCCCGTAGCGGCGGGATCAATCGCCCAGACTCATCGCGCCACATTGGTAGATGGTCGAGAAGTAGCGATAAAAGTGCAACGTCCGGGAATTGCTCTCACCGTTGCTCAAGATATCGCTTTAATTCAAGGAATTGCTGATTTAGTCGCGCGCACAGATTTTGGACAAACTTATGAAATCAAATCCGTCGCAGCAGAATTTACCAAAGCTTTAGAAGACGAATTAGATTTTACATTAGAAGCTGGTTTTACCGACGAGTTGCGAGGTAATTTATCCCGTAGTCACTGGTTTGATCCCACACAACTGGTAGTTGCAGAAATTTTCTGGGACATAACCACCGAAAAGTTATTAGTTATGGAATGGCTGGATGGAGTTCCATTGCTGTCAGCCAATTTAATCAGCATTGAAAACGGTAAAACTGCTCATACACAACGCCAAGAAATCACGACTTTACTATTTCGAGCTTTTTTCCAGCAACTATATATTGATGGCTTTTTTCATGCTGATCCCCATCCGGGAAATTTATTTTATCTCGCAGATGGTCGCATTGCACTTTTAGACTGTGGAATGGTGGGTAGGCTTGATCCCCGCACTCAGCAAATACTCACAGAAATGCTGTTAGCAATCATTGATTTAGATGCGGGGCGATGCGCTCAATTAACTTTACAATTAGCAGATTCTTCTCAGCCGGTGATTTTGTCACGGTTAGAAAATGATTATGATCGGATGTTGCGGAAATATCATAATGTCAACTTGGGTGAAATGAATTTCAGTCAGGTAATTTATGAAATTTTGCAAGTCGCCCGGAACAATAAAATTCGCTTACCCAGTAATATGGGGTTATATGCCAAAACCCTGGCGAACTTGGAAGGGGTAGCCCGGACATTTAACCCAGAGGTGAATTTATTTGATGAAATAAAGCCATTAATTACAGACTTGTTTCGGCGGCAATTATTAGGCGATAATCCAGTGCGATCGCTTTTAAGAACAGCCTTAGATATTAAGAGTTTATCATTACAATTTCCCCGGCAAATTGAACTGTTATTAGATAGAGTTACCTCGGAAACCCTACAGTGGAATCTCTCCCTGCGTGGTTTAGATGGTATGCGGCGAACTTTAGATGACGCAGCTAACAGATTATCTTTTAGCATTTTGGTAGGTTCTCTAATTATGGGAGCAGCAATTATTTCCACCAAAGCCCAAACAACTGAACTTTCTTTTTTAAGTAGTGTCCTCTTTGCTGCTGCGAGTTTATTAGGTTTGTGGCTAGTTTTTAGTATTTTACGGTCTGGGCGTTTAAAGTAA
- a CDS encoding ABC transporter ATP-binding protein: MSIITVQNLCKFYPVAVKEPGIKGTLTHFFRRTYRSIKAVQDVSFEIAPGEVVGFLGPNGAGKTTTLKMLTGLIHPSQGTVRVAGHVPFLRQEAFLQKITLVMGQKQQLLWDLPALDSLKINAAVYEISHKEFQKRVGELTEMLTLEGKLTQPVRKLSLGERMKVELLAALLHHPHVLFLDEPTLGLDVNAQVAVRDFLREYNQRYQATVLLTSHYMADITALCERVLLIHQGNLMYDGSLDGLLQNFAPYREVHIELAQPLPREKLMFYGDVKLLEGRAVSFMVSQEALTRTVSQILNDLEVIDLTVTEPPIEEVIGRVFQAGVV, encoded by the coding sequence ATGTCAATTATCACCGTTCAAAATCTGTGCAAATTTTACCCGGTAGCTGTGAAAGAACCGGGTATAAAAGGCACGCTAACCCACTTTTTCCGACGCACCTACCGCTCAATTAAAGCAGTACAGGATGTTTCCTTTGAAATAGCACCAGGTGAAGTAGTGGGTTTTTTGGGGCCAAATGGTGCTGGTAAAACCACCACCCTGAAAATGCTCACAGGGCTGATTCATCCTTCTCAAGGGACAGTCAGAGTAGCTGGACACGTACCATTTCTTCGCCAAGAGGCATTTTTGCAAAAAATTACTTTGGTAATGGGACAGAAACAGCAATTACTTTGGGACTTACCCGCACTAGATTCTTTGAAAATTAACGCTGCTGTTTACGAAATCTCTCATAAAGAATTTCAAAAGCGAGTCGGGGAATTAACAGAAATGCTCACCCTAGAAGGTAAGCTTACCCAACCAGTGCGGAAATTGTCATTAGGTGAACGGATGAAAGTAGAACTGTTAGCAGCACTTTTGCATCATCCTCATGTATTATTTCTGGATGAACCGACACTAGGACTAGATGTAAATGCACAGGTAGCGGTGCGCGATTTTTTGCGCGAGTATAATCAGCGTTATCAAGCCACCGTGTTATTAACTAGTCATTACATGGCTGATATTACTGCCTTATGTGAGCGTGTGCTGTTGATTCACCAGGGAAATCTCATGTATGACGGTAGTCTGGATGGACTGCTGCAAAATTTCGCCCCCTACCGGGAAGTTCATATTGAGTTAGCCCAACCCCTACCCAGAGAAAAACTCATGTTTTATGGTGATGTCAAACTTTTAGAGGGGCGTGCAGTCAGTTTTATGGTATCGCAAGAGGCGCTGACTCGGACAGTATCTCAGATTTTGAACGATTTAGAAGTAATCGACTTAACAGTGACAGAGCCGCCCATAGAAGAAGTGATTGGCAGGGTTTTTCAGGCGGGAGTAGTGTAA
- a CDS encoding ABC transporter permease, whose product MKKIIKKILTFLSVYYAYMIEYRAELILWVLSGALPIILMGVWIEAAQSGQFGLTPVDFARYFITVFFVRQLTVVWVIWDFESEVLQGKLSFRLLQPIDPVWHHVAGHVSERVARIPFILLLLVLFFILYPQAIWLPNFGQLLLFGLAVTLAFILRFVIQHTLALFAFWTERASALETFWLLFYLFLSGLIAPLDMFPETVRTIVMFTPFPYLIDFPVSLLVGLPVDVPRGFLAIFGWILVFFGANRLLWRAGLKRYSGMGA is encoded by the coding sequence ATGAAAAAAATTATTAAGAAAATCTTAACATTTCTTTCTGTTTACTACGCCTATATGATTGAGTATCGAGCAGAACTGATTTTATGGGTTTTGTCCGGGGCTTTGCCAATTATCCTGATGGGTGTGTGGATAGAGGCCGCGCAAAGTGGACAGTTTGGTTTAACACCTGTGGATTTTGCCCGTTATTTTATCACAGTTTTCTTTGTTAGGCAACTTACTGTTGTCTGGGTAATTTGGGATTTTGAAAGCGAAGTACTACAGGGTAAACTCTCATTCCGGTTATTACAACCCATAGACCCAGTATGGCATCACGTCGCGGGTCATGTTTCAGAAAGAGTTGCTCGCATACCGTTTATATTGCTATTACTTGTCTTGTTTTTCATCCTCTATCCCCAAGCTATTTGGTTGCCGAATTTCGGACAATTATTACTGTTTGGGTTAGCGGTGACATTAGCTTTTATTTTACGGTTTGTAATTCAGCACACCTTGGCTCTGTTTGCCTTTTGGACAGAACGTGCTAGCGCTTTGGAAACTTTCTGGCTGTTGTTTTATTTATTTTTGTCAGGGTTAATTGCGCCTTTAGATATGTTTCCTGAGACTGTGCGAACAATAGTCATGTTTACGCCTTTTCCCTATTTGATTGATTTCCCAGTCAGTCTTTTGGTGGGGCTACCCGTAGATGTACCACGGGGATTTTTAGCAATTTTCGGTTGGATATTGGTATTTTTCGGTGCAAATCGTCTGCTGTGGCGTGCCGGCTTAAAACGATATTCAGGTATGGGCGCTTGA
- a CDS encoding ScyD/ScyE family protein has protein sequence MQLKSFAIALVGCCITVISASKAAEAATFSVIADGLDNARGVTVASDGSIYVTETGVGGDGGCIPSPSVQFAALCSGNTAAITRIKDGKQERIFTNLPSLALKDSGIEGAGPQDIKFDSQGNAYLVYGFAGNPVNRDTVFNDSTFGQLYKIDLDTGSLTSLADLAQFELLNNPDQGDVISNPYALAIQGDTAYVVDAGANTLISVALDGSGITDVVPFFSRLFQNAVFPELPPGQELPPGVELNAPLNEIPLQSVPTGVAIGLDGARYVSEFSGFPFPEGGARVYRIGNDGVPTIFADGFTQIADLEFDQDGNLLVLQYADKPAWQNDFAASLYRVAPDGTRTTLISVGEGLESATSLEVGPDGTIYITNKGDRPSLGQVVRYNPTNPTKVPEPTTALALIAAAAFSTTSLAKRKRKVVGVTKTA, from the coding sequence ATGCAACTCAAATCATTTGCTATAGCTCTTGTCGGCTGCTGTATTACTGTTATTTCTGCATCAAAAGCAGCCGAAGCTGCCACATTCTCAGTGATTGCGGACGGTCTCGATAATGCCAGGGGTGTTACTGTTGCCTCTGACGGCAGCATCTATGTCACAGAAACAGGTGTAGGGGGAGACGGAGGATGTATACCATCACCCAGTGTACAATTTGCAGCTTTATGCTCTGGTAATACTGCTGCCATCACCAGAATTAAAGATGGTAAACAAGAACGGATATTCACAAATTTACCATCTCTAGCATTGAAAGACAGTGGTATTGAAGGTGCTGGACCTCAAGACATCAAGTTTGATTCTCAGGGTAACGCTTACCTTGTTTATGGTTTTGCTGGTAACCCAGTGAATCGCGACACAGTTTTCAATGATTCCACCTTCGGACAACTCTACAAAATTGACCTGGACACAGGTTCACTCACCAGTCTTGCCGATTTAGCACAATTTGAACTTTTGAATAATCCTGACCAGGGGGATGTCATCTCCAACCCTTATGCTCTAGCTATTCAAGGTGATACAGCTTACGTAGTTGATGCAGGTGCGAATACCCTAATTAGTGTGGCGCTTGATGGTAGTGGCATTACTGATGTAGTGCCATTTTTTAGCCGCTTATTTCAGAATGCTGTGTTCCCAGAACTTCCACCGGGGCAGGAACTACCTCCAGGCGTAGAGCTTAATGCACCACTGAACGAAATTCCATTGCAATCAGTACCCACAGGTGTAGCAATTGGTCTTGATGGCGCTCGATATGTAAGCGAATTTTCCGGCTTTCCTTTTCCAGAAGGTGGAGCGCGTGTTTATCGCATCGGGAATGATGGTGTACCAACAATCTTCGCTGATGGTTTTACTCAAATTGCTGACTTGGAATTTGACCAAGATGGCAACTTGTTAGTTTTACAATATGCCGATAAACCAGCATGGCAAAATGATTTCGCCGCTTCATTATACCGAGTAGCTCCTGATGGTACTCGCACAACTTTAATTAGTGTTGGTGAAGGACTAGAATCTGCGACCTCTTTAGAAGTTGGCCCTGATGGCACTATCTATATTACCAACAAAGGCGATCGCCCCAGTTTAGGACAAGTCGTCAGATACAATCCCACAAATCCCACAAAAGTTCCTGAACCCACTACTGCTCTAGCTCTCATAGCTGCAGCTGCATTCAGCACAACTTCTCTAGCAAAGCGCAAACGCAAAGTAGTCGGCGTTACAAAAACAGCCTAA
- the guaA gene encoding glutamine-hydrolyzing GMP synthase — MNTVVTIPTEEAPPMENLGRLDRQIIVILDFGSQYSELIARRIRETQVYSEVLSYRTTPEQLRQLNPKGIILSGGPSSVYDDHAPHCDPEIWNLGIPILGVCYGMQLMVSQLDGEVAKADRGEYGKASLYIDDPTDLLTNVEDGTTMWMSHGDSVTKMPPGFELLAHTDNTPCAAIADHEKKLYGVQFHPEVVHSLGGLPLIRNFVYHICDCEPTWTTEAFVEEAIREIRARVGDKRVLLALSGGVDSSTLAFLLYKAIGEQLTCVFIDQGFMRKLEPERLLKLFKEQFHIPVEYVMARDRFLNMIEGITDPEEKRRRIGHEFIQVFEETSKRLGHFDYLAQGTLYPDVIESADTNVDPQTGERVAVKIKSHHNVGGLPKDLRFKLVEPLRKLFKDEVRKVGRSIGLPEEIVQRQPFPGPGLAIRILGEVTPERLNILRDADLIVRQEINKRGLYHDVWQAFAVLLPIRSVGVMGDKRTYAYPIVLRIVTSEDGMTADWARIPYDILEDISNRIVNEVKGVNRVVYDITSKPPGTIEWE, encoded by the coding sequence ATGAATACAGTGGTAACTATACCAACCGAAGAAGCGCCTCCAATGGAAAATTTGGGGCGGTTAGACCGTCAAATTATAGTAATTCTAGACTTCGGCTCGCAATATTCCGAACTGATTGCTCGTCGCATCCGAGAGACTCAAGTATACTCCGAAGTTCTGTCTTATCGCACGACACCTGAACAGTTACGACAACTAAATCCCAAGGGCATCATTCTTTCGGGTGGTCCCAGTTCAGTTTATGATGATCACGCTCCCCATTGTGATCCAGAAATCTGGAATTTAGGCATTCCCATCCTGGGTGTTTGCTATGGAATGCAGTTGATGGTTAGTCAACTTGATGGGGAAGTAGCAAAAGCTGATCGAGGCGAGTATGGCAAAGCATCATTATATATAGATGACCCCACCGATTTATTAACTAACGTCGAAGATGGCACTACCATGTGGATGAGTCACGGAGATTCAGTCACCAAAATGCCACCAGGGTTTGAATTGTTAGCCCATACAGATAATACACCCTGTGCGGCGATCGCTGACCACGAAAAGAAACTGTATGGTGTGCAGTTCCATCCCGAAGTAGTACATTCTCTTGGTGGTTTACCATTAATCCGTAACTTTGTTTATCATATCTGCGATTGTGAACCCACCTGGACAACAGAGGCTTTTGTGGAAGAAGCAATTCGGGAAATTCGCGCCAGAGTTGGTGATAAGCGGGTACTGTTAGCCTTATCTGGGGGCGTGGATTCTTCTACCCTGGCGTTTTTGTTGTATAAAGCCATTGGGGAGCAATTGACCTGTGTGTTTATTGACCAAGGCTTTATGCGGAAATTAGAGCCAGAAAGGTTATTGAAACTATTTAAAGAACAGTTTCATATTCCTGTAGAATATGTCATGGCGCGCGATCGCTTCCTCAACATGATTGAGGGTATCACAGACCCCGAAGAAAAACGCCGCCGCATCGGACATGAATTTATCCAGGTATTTGAAGAAACATCCAAACGCCTGGGACACTTTGACTATTTAGCCCAAGGTACACTGTATCCCGATGTCATCGAGTCTGCTGATACCAACGTAGACCCCCAAACCGGCGAACGGGTAGCAGTAAAAATTAAGAGTCATCATAACGTTGGTGGTTTACCTAAAGACCTGCGGTTTAAACTTGTAGAACCATTGCGGAAACTCTTTAAAGATGAAGTCCGGAAAGTCGGGCGTTCCATTGGTTTACCAGAAGAAATTGTCCAACGCCAACCCTTCCCCGGCCCTGGTTTAGCAATTCGCATTTTAGGCGAAGTCACCCCCGAACGATTGAATATTCTCCGTGATGCTGATTTAATTGTTCGCCAGGAAATTAACAAACGTGGTTTATATCACGATGTTTGGCAAGCCTTCGCCGTGTTATTACCTATTCGTAGTGTCGGCGTTATGGGAGATAAACGTACCTATGCTTACCCCATTGTCCTCCGCATAGTCACCAGTGAAGATGGTATGACTGCCGACTGGGCGCGCATACCTTACGATATATTAGAAGACATTTCTAACCGCATTGTCAACGAGGTGAAAGGTGTTAACCGTGTGGTTTATGATATTACCTCCAAGCCACCTGGAACCATAGAATGGGAATAA
- the cbiD gene encoding cobalt-precorrin-5B (C(1))-methyltransferase CbiD → MSRSGYTLPVFACASAIAALHWLRHRQPLTSVSVDLISPAQLAEIPIEQVAGLSANMALAITRSEPGDNLDLTRNTPIWALVEWRTGEGERVIIQGGEGIGIQLNADNQPAIYAYAQRLLQENLSRMLAPEEKITVSIILPFGRSLAVRTSNSAFGVVEGLSLLGTTGISQPLSTPDQLATFRSELQDKASQFETLVFCIGENGLDLARQLGINPEQLVKTANWLGPLLVEADVLGVKEILLFGYHGKLMKLAGGIFHTHHHLADGRREILAAHCALVGLKSEDIHVVFNSPTAEAALKYLKSLDAATGSDWVNQVYSAIAQAIDTRSLEYIQSHSSRGKDTTVCGSILFDRDRQIIINSKIGGILGEKLC, encoded by the coding sequence ATGTCTCGTTCTGGATACACTCTCCCGGTTTTTGCCTGTGCTTCTGCTATTGCTGCGTTACACTGGTTGCGCCATCGTCAACCTCTTACTTCTGTGTCGGTGGATTTGATTTCACCAGCGCAATTAGCAGAAATACCGATTGAACAGGTAGCAGGACTATCTGCAAATATGGCTTTGGCTATTACCCGCAGTGAACCCGGTGATAATCTCGATTTAACTCGAAATACACCAATTTGGGCGTTGGTAGAATGGAGGACGGGAGAAGGGGAAAGGGTGATTATTCAAGGTGGAGAAGGTATTGGTATACAGCTAAATGCTGATAATCAGCCGGCTATTTATGCTTATGCTCAAAGGTTGCTACAAGAAAACCTGAGCAGGATGTTAGCACCTGAAGAGAAAATTACGGTTAGTATTATTTTACCATTCGGGCGATCGCTTGCTGTTCGTACCTCTAATTCTGCCTTTGGTGTGGTGGAAGGACTTTCGCTATTGGGAACAACTGGTATTTCTCAACCTTTAAGTACACCAGATCAATTAGCCACTTTTCGCAGCGAATTACAAGATAAAGCCAGTCAATTTGAAACTTTGGTTTTTTGTATTGGCGAAAATGGTCTAGATTTGGCGCGTCAACTCGGTATTAATCCCGAACAACTGGTAAAAACTGCTAACTGGCTTGGACCACTGTTAGTAGAAGCTGATGTTTTGGGTGTTAAAGAAATCTTATTATTTGGCTATCACGGGAAGCTGATGAAATTAGCCGGGGGAATTTTTCACACCCATCATCACTTGGCTGATGGCCGTCGGGAAATTTTAGCAGCCCATTGCGCCCTCGTGGGTTTAAAATCAGAAGATATACACGTTGTATTTAATAGTCCTACAGCTGAAGCGGCGCTAAAATACTTAAAATCCTTAGATGCTGCTACAGGTAGCGATTGGGTTAATCAAGTTTATAGTGCGATCGCTCAAGCTATCGATACGCGTTCTTTAGAATACATTCAAAGCCATAGCAGTAGAGGTAAAGATACCACAGTCTGCGGCTCAATTCTTTTTGATCGCGATCGCCAAATTATCATCAACAGCAAAATCGGTGGTATCTTAGGGGAAAAATTGTGTTAA
- a CDS encoding DUF3177 family protein produces the protein MNEVWFRQLVWMDYRLALLFLVFIPLILLIWAFVQKAEGMQRLLTIYWRVSSLLAITIYLMIAQYPVSFISAWMARILIPISLWFWVDLNDEIDYQANTPLKLIFTSWRWGITVYSILGAIALVPFVGCAVSATAIKSPYCQVWFEAPLLFKQYFHFNSTPTFLGFLGMVSLIIYVVCLTYFFLVKLAKQGRSATQQ, from the coding sequence ATGAATGAAGTTTGGTTTCGCCAGCTTGTTTGGATGGACTATCGACTGGCATTATTATTTTTAGTGTTTATTCCTCTAATTCTGCTAATTTGGGCATTTGTACAAAAAGCCGAAGGAATGCAACGCCTGTTAACCATTTACTGGCGAGTATCCAGTTTGCTAGCCATCACAATTTACTTGATGATTGCTCAGTACCCAGTTAGCTTTATCTCCGCCTGGATGGCGCGCATTCTGATTCCCATTTCCCTTTGGTTTTGGGTGGATCTGAATGATGAAATTGATTATCAAGCAAATACGCCATTGAAGCTAATTTTTACCTCTTGGCGCTGGGGTATCACTGTTTATTCTATTTTGGGTGCAATTGCTCTTGTGCCATTTGTGGGGTGTGCTGTGTCAGCAACCGCAATCAAAAGTCCCTATTGTCAAGTTTGGTTTGAAGCACCCTTACTCTTTAAACAATATTTTCATTTCAATAGCACTCCTACTTTTCTAGGCTTTCTGGGGATGGTGAGTTTAATAATTTATGTAGTGTGCTTGACCTACTTTTTCCTCGTTAAGCTTGCTAAACAGGGACGTTCAGCTACACAACAGTAG
- a CDS encoding Calvin cycle protein CP12: MSDIQEKIQETIETEVEQARAVCDVSGSNSAECAAAWDAVEELQAEAAHQRSKKPKNSLEQYCDDNPEAAECRVYED; encoded by the coding sequence ATGAGCGACATCCAAGAAAAAATCCAAGAAACAATCGAAACAGAAGTAGAACAAGCTCGTGCTGTCTGTGACGTTTCAGGTAGCAACTCGGCTGAGTGCGCCGCAGCTTGGGATGCAGTGGAAGAACTACAAGCTGAAGCCGCCCACCAACGTAGCAAGAAGCCCAAAAATTCCCTAGAACAGTACTGCGACGATAACCCAGAAGCTGCTGAGTGCCGGGTTTACGAAGACTAG
- a CDS encoding FIST signal transduction protein, producing the protein MADQMQWANALSTRPSLEAAVTDVVQQAVSSLTVPADLGLVFISSAFASEYSRLLPLLAEQLSVPVMIGCCGLGVIGTTATGEPEELESQPAISLTLGHLPGVNIQVFHVLAEELPDLDSSPDAWIDVIGVEPSPAPQFILLSSAFSSRINDLLQGLDFAYPGSVIIGGQASSGGGSNQIALFCDDAEGGHYQRLYREGTVGLALSGNIVLETIVAQGCRPIGEPMQVTKAERNIILQLDEKVPLVVLRDLMSSLSEQERMLAQHSLFVGIVMDQFKLSLQQGDFLIRSILGVDPSAGAIAIGDVARPGQRLQFQLRDASASAEDLELLLERYQNQQVSQPSAAAAFMFSCVGRGEGLYGRSNFDSELFRRYIHDIPIGGFFCNGEIGPVGGSTFVHGYTSVFGICRQMTTE; encoded by the coding sequence ATGGCAGACCAAATGCAGTGGGCTAATGCCCTATCAACCCGTCCTTCTTTAGAAGCAGCTGTTACAGATGTAGTACAACAGGCTGTCTCGTCGTTAACAGTACCTGCTGATTTAGGGCTGGTATTCATTTCGTCTGCTTTTGCGAGTGAGTATTCCCGGCTTTTACCTTTGCTGGCTGAACAACTTTCAGTACCTGTAATGATTGGCTGTTGTGGTCTTGGGGTAATTGGTACTACAGCTACGGGAGAACCTGAAGAATTAGAGTCACAACCTGCTATCAGCCTTACCTTGGGGCATTTACCCGGTGTGAATATACAAGTTTTTCATGTTCTGGCAGAAGAATTACCTGATTTGGATAGTTCACCAGATGCTTGGATAGATGTGATTGGTGTGGAACCATCTCCAGCGCCCCAGTTCATTTTGCTGTCTAGTGCCTTTTCTTCGAGAATCAATGATTTATTGCAGGGGCTGGATTTTGCCTATCCTGGGTCGGTAATCATCGGGGGACAGGCTAGTTCTGGGGGTGGAAGTAATCAGATAGCTCTGTTTTGTGATGATGCTGAAGGCGGGCATTACCAACGCCTGTATCGTGAGGGAACGGTGGGTTTGGCGTTGAGTGGCAATATTGTTTTAGAAACGATTGTGGCTCAAGGGTGCAGACCCATCGGCGAGCCGATGCAAGTCACAAAAGCTGAACGTAATATCATTCTGCAACTAGATGAAAAAGTGCCTCTGGTGGTGTTGCGAGATTTGATGAGTAGTCTGAGTGAACAAGAGCGGATGTTGGCACAGCATTCTCTGTTTGTGGGGATAGTGATGGATCAATTTAAGCTTTCTTTACAACAGGGAGATTTTTTAATTCGCAGCATCTTGGGGGTAGATCCATCTGCGGGGGCGATCGCCATTGGAGATGTTGCTCGTCCTGGTCAACGCCTACAATTCCAACTGCGTGATGCGTCAGCTTCGGCGGAAGACTTGGAATTGCTTCTAGAACGGTATCAAAACCAACAAGTTTCCCAACCCTCGGCGGCGGCGGCTTTCATGTTTTCCTGTGTCGGTCGTGGTGAAGGTCTTTACGGTAGGTCTAATTTTGATTCGGAGTTATTTAGGCGCTACATTCACGATATACCCATAGGTGGCTTTTTCTGTAATGGCGAAATCGGCCCTGTTGGTGGTAGTACATTTGTACATGGTTATACCTCAGTTTTTGGCATTTGCCGCCAAATGACTACTGAGTAA
- a CDS encoding metallophosphoesterase family protein, whose protein sequence is MAPNFRFAVVSDLHITLPHTIWDHPSRFHLVEVSIPAFESAIEHLTQLNLDFLLLPGDLTQHSEPENHIWLQERLAKLPFPTYVVPGNHDLPVLMANEQSIGFADFAHYYRKFGYENPQQLYYTHQLLPGVRLIGLNSNFFNEEGEQIGRLDTEQLKWLEEVLAAAENELVLVMVHHNVVEHLPEQSRHPLGKRYMLENSQELLQILQHYGVKLVFTGHLHIQDVACSQGVYDITTGSLVSYPHPYRVFEFQQDNYGREWLQIRSHRVETVADFPNLQHFSRQWMGDRSFQFMVKLLTQYPLNLPLAEAEALAPSLRDFWAKIADGDALLDYAQFPPEVCRHFQTYGAIASGIPTLIDNNSTLLLGSRK, encoded by the coding sequence ATGGCTCCAAATTTTCGCTTTGCCGTAGTCAGCGACCTACATATCACCCTTCCTCATACTATCTGGGATCATCCTAGCCGATTTCATCTGGTGGAGGTGAGTATCCCAGCTTTTGAAAGTGCAATAGAACATTTAACACAACTTAATTTAGATTTCCTTTTGCTTCCAGGAGACCTCACTCAGCACAGCGAACCAGAAAATCATATCTGGTTACAAGAAAGATTAGCCAAGTTACCTTTTCCCACCTATGTTGTGCCTGGTAATCATGATCTTCCTGTGTTAATGGCAAATGAGCAATCAATTGGGTTTGCCGATTTTGCCCACTATTATCGCAAGTTTGGTTACGAAAATCCTCAGCAACTTTACTATACACATCAATTGCTGCCTGGAGTCCGGCTCATTGGTCTCAATTCTAACTTTTTTAATGAAGAGGGTGAACAAATAGGGCGTTTGGATACTGAACAACTCAAATGGTTAGAAGAGGTATTAGCAGCAGCAGAGAATGAATTAGTCCTGGTAATGGTACATCACAATGTGGTTGAGCATCTGCCCGAACAATCGCGTCATCCCCTAGGTAAGCGCTATATGTTAGAAAATTCTCAGGAATTATTACAGATTCTCCAGCATTATGGAGTCAAGCTGGTATTTACGGGACATTTGCACATTCAGGATGTTGCTTGCTCGCAAGGTGTTTATGACATCACCACTGGTTCTTTAGTTAGTTATCCTCACCCGTATCGTGTGTTTGAGTTTCAACAGGATAACTACGGTAGAGAGTGGTTACAAATTAGATCACATCGCGTTGAAACAGTAGCTGATTTTCCCAACCTGCAACATTTCTCACGTCAGTGGATGGGCGATCGCTCTTTTCAGTTCATGGTCAAATTATTAACACAGTACCCCTTAAACCTACCATTGGCGGAAGCAGAAGCATTAGCTCCTAGTCTGCGGGACTTTTGGGCAAAAATTGCCGATGGAGATGCTTTATTAGACTATGCCCAGTTTCCCCCAGAAGTGTGTCGCCATTTTCAGACCTATGGTGCGATCGCCAGTGGTATTCCCACCCTCATTGATAACAACAGCACTCTTCTGTTAGGGAGTAGGAAGTAG